The DNA sequence GCGAAAGCAATCCAAGAAAATTTTAATGAGGATTAAAAAATAACGGCAAGACCTCTCTATTGTACACATATGCAAAAGAGAGGTCATGATGAACCCTTCCCCTTCAGAAAATTCACCTTCTACATTCTCCCCCAAAATTACAACGCAAGATGGTTATAACGACCCTCGCTATATCCTGATTGATATGAAAAAGATTACTCAGCTTATTGGTATGACCGATAAGTGGGTATACAGCTTAATCCAAAAAAAACCTTTCCTAAGCCTATCAAAATAGGGCGCTCTTCACGCTGGCGTTTGAGTGATATTGAAAAGTGGATTGATGAGCAAGCTATTGCAAATTAACAGAACGCATTGATTACAATGACGAGATTTTGGAGGACACGATGTCTTTAACCGATTCAAAAATTAAAGCTGCTAAAAGTAAAGATAAAGTATACCGCCTGACGGATGGGCAGGGCTTAACGTTGGCTATTTTTCCTAATGGCAGTAAGTCATGGCAATTACGCTACCGTTTTAATAATAAAGAAAACACCTTTTCACTCGGATTATACCCGATAACCACGCTGCAATTAGCCCGCGCTAAACGCAGTGGGATTAAAGAAACCTTAGCACTCGGCCACGACCCGAAAGTGAAAGAGCGTGAAGAAACACACCATAACAAGCAAACTTTTACCAGAATCGCCAAGGAGTGGTGCAACAGTCAATCAGGATGGACGGCCTGTCACCGACAGCGGGTCGCCAATAGTCTTGAGCAGCATATCATTCCTGCCATCGGGGATATTCACATTGAGGCATTAACGGCGCAAGCATTACTTGTGCCGATTAAAGCCGTAGCGTTGACGGGCAAAACGGAGCTGGCATCACGACTACAGCAGCGTATTAAAGCCATTGTACGTTATGCCGTCCAGCAAGGGCTAATCACCTATAATCCCGCACAGGAGCTTGGTGGCGTCATTAATAAGAATAAAGTGACCCATCGGCCAGCTCTCGACATTAAACGGGTACCTGAGCTGCTGGTTCGCATTAAACATTATCAAGGCAAACGATTAACACAGCTTGCCTTGCAATTATCCTTACTCACGTTTGTTCGCTCCAGTGAGTTAAGGCTGGCGCGATGGGCGGAAATCGATTTTGAGCAAAAATTATGGACAATCCCGGCGGAGCGGGAAGCCATTGCGGGGGTAAAATATGCGCATCGGGGGGCAAAAATGAAAACACCCCAACTTGTTCCTCTGTCCTCTCAAGCCCTGACGCTTTTGCAAGACATCTATCAATATACCGGGAAAAGTCTTTTTGTCTTTAGTAGCGTAAAAGACGACAACAAACCTATGAGTGAAAACACGTTAAACAAAGCGATCCGCAAATTAGGCTACGACACCAAAACCGAACTTTGCTTACATGGGTTTAGGGCGATTGCGTGTAGCGCATTAGTCGAAGCCAGTATTTGGGGGCGTGATGCCATTGAACGGCAAATGAGCCATCAGGAGCGTAATCACGTCAGGGCGGCCTATATTCATAAAGCGGAGCACATTATGGAGCGTACAAAGATGATCCAATGGTGGGCTGACTATCTTGATGCCATACAAGACCATTTCATCATGCCTTATGAATTTGGTTTATGACGATTAAACGGACAACCATTATTCATTTCAGAATATCCCCCTTTATCAAACCCCTTTTTCAATAATTCTAACGTTTAACGACGTATTCCTGACAGGACATGACTATGCAAATTACTGCTATGGCATCCCCATGCCTAAAATCTGGGTTGATTTCTGTTTTTATCAATAATTTAGGAAAATATAATGAATTTGAGCTGGTCGGTGAGTGGCTTGAGCTGCCAGCAACACCCACAGACGTAAAGCAATGCTTAGCTCGCATTGGTATTGATGGTATTGAGTACGAAGAGTATTTTTTAACGGATTATGAATCTTCTATCGACGGCGTGACCGCATACATTTCTGAATACAGTGCGTTAAATGAGCTTAATGACTTAGCAACTCAGTTAGCCGGGTTATCCAGTGATGAAGTTTGTCTTTATCAGGCGGTCATTGAGATGGGGGGCTATGTGAGCACCATCGACGATTTAATTAATTTAACCGATAAATTAGGTTGTTTCCAGCAGCTTACTGATGTCCATAATGAGTATGATTTAGGTTATTACTGGATTGAAGAAAGTGGGTGTTATGATTTGGAGCCATTAGGCCATTTATTATGCTACTTCAATTATGAGCGATATGGCCGTGATATTTGTCTTGAGCAAGGTGGCGTCTTTTGTTGTGGCGGTTATGTCTACTCTACCTAATAGCAGGTGTGATAGCTTTATAAGGGTAAAGCTATACCCATCCTTTGCTGTGCTTAAATAATGAAAAATTGCACTGAATGAGGAGACAAATAACCCTATAAAACAAATATAGACGTTTTATAGGGTATATTGCATTGTCGTTTGGTATTCATTTTTTTTCATTTGCTTTAATCTTTAATATCCACTGATGTACCGGAATGTCATGCTTATTAAAATAAGATGTTAATTTTTTTTCGATGATAATATGTTTTATCAATAAGTTGGTTGCGTTGGTGATTTTGATTCTACCCATAACCACAAGCAGATCGATATCAATACCTTACGGCGATATGACTATGACTGAATGGCGTTTTTATTAATCAGGTCTGTTCAACTAAACGCTTCAGGCAGAATACCAGAACCGGTTGACGCAGTGAAAACACAACGATGGCAATGCACTGACATGCAGAGCTTTTTCATGTGTTTTATGTGCATCAAATATCTTTCCGGAGCAGCGATGAATGCTATTATTGATGCCATTCGCTCAGGGGGAGGGCGTGAGCCCGTGCTGCTTGCATTTTGAGCGGGTGCTCAGTTTTGATTATGCATGATAAAGCGTGCATGGAAAATCAACTGACACAATACGAGGGGTATCTCCGTTCTTAACCCGGTTACGTATGTTTTTTACTCACAGCAACCGCGTTAACTGTGTTAAATCCTGTCCTGAGTCCAGAAAGCGGGCAGCGATTGAGTTGAGTGACTCAATCAGTCTGAGTGATACGGATTTGAATCAATTATAGATGTCCTGAGACATTGACAAAATTAGAGAGAAAAGGGAAGCAGGAATGACAAGTCTTCAGCAACGTGCGGAGTTACACCGCCAGATATGGGCTATTGCCAATGATGTCCGGGGTTCAGTGGATGGATGGGACTTTAAGCAATATGTTCTTGGGGCGCTTTTTTACCGCTTTATCAGTGAAAACTTCGCTAATTACATTGAAGCCGGTGATGACAGTATCCGGTATGCGGCGCTTGATGACATTATAATCACTAACGATATCAAAGAAGATGCTGTCAGAACGAAAGGTTATTTTATTTATCCGAGTCAACTGTTTTGCAATGTGGCGGCTAAAGCGAACACCAATGACCGACTAAATGCAGATTTAAACAGTATTTTCGTGGCAATTGAAAGCTCCGCGTCTGGTTTCCCATCCGAACCAGATATCAAAGGCTTGTTTGCCGATTTTGATACCACAAGTAATCGACTGGGAAGCACCGTCAAAGATAAAAACATCCGGCTTGCCGCTGTACTGAAAGGCGTGGAAGGATTAAAGCTCGGTAACTTTGTTGAGCATCAAATAGACCTGTTCGGCGATGCGTATGAGTTCCTGATTTCCAACTATGCGGCGAATGCCGGTAAGTCAGGTGGTGAGTTCTTTACGCCGCAGCACGTGTCAAAACTGATTGCTCAGTTGGCTATGTATGGTCAGACGCACGTGAATAAAATCTATGACCCTGCCTGTGGTTCCGGCTCACTGCTGCTTCAGGCGAAAAAACACTTTGATAATCACATTATCGAGGATGGCTTTTTCGGGCAGGAGATTAATCATACGACCTTTAACCTTGCGCGTATGAACATGTTCCTGCATAACATCAACTACGACAAATTTAATATCAAACTGGGTAACACGTTACTGGTGCCTGAATTTAAGGACGACAAGCCATTTGATGCGATTGTCTCTAATCCACCTTACTCGGTAAAGTGGATAGGCAGTGATGACCCAACACTCATTAACGATGACCGTTTCGCACCTGCTGGGGTACTGGCACCGAAATCCAAAGCGGATTTTGCATTTGTTCTTCATGCCCTCAATTATCTGTCATCCAAAGGCCGTGCTGCGATTGTCTGTTTCCCGGGGATTTTCTACCGCGGTGGAGCAGAGCAAAAAATCCGTCAGTACCTTGTGGATAATAACTATGTTGAAACGGTGATTTCCTTAGCGCCTAACCTGTTCTTTGGCACCACCATTGCCGTGAATATTCTGGTGCTGTCAAAGCATAAAACCGACACTAACGTACAGTTTATTGATGCCAGCGGCTTATTCAAAAAAGAGGCCAATAACAACGTCTTGACGGATGAACAAATCGCACAAATTATGCAGGTTTTCGACAGCAAAGCTGATACAGACTATCTGGCAAAATCTGTCACGTCAGAAGCTTTAGCTGCCAATGACTATAACTTGTCAGTCAGTAGCTACGTGGAAGCCAAAGATACCCGTGAAATCGTCAACATTACCGAACTGAATGCTGAGTTGAAAAAGACAGTTGCCAGAATTGACCAACTACGCACGGATATTGATGCGATTGTGGCTGAGATTGAAGGTAGCGAGGTGCGCTCATGAGTGAGTTGAGTTATCTGGAAAAACTGCTGGATGGGGCTGAGGTCGAGTGGAAGAGCTTAAGTGAGTTGGCAAGCTTAAGGCGCGGAAGAGTTATGTCGAAGGTGTATTTCGTTGATAATATTGGAGAGTACCCAGTTTATAGCTCGCAAACAGCAAATAGTGGAATGATTGGATCTATAGATACTTTTGATTTTGATGGGGAGTTTGTTAGTTGGACAACGGACGGTGCTAATGCAGGCACGGTGTTCTATCGAACAGGTAAATTTTCGATAACTAATGTCTGTGGGCTGATAAAAATCAATGATAACTCTCCGTTGAATTACAAATATCTTTTTTATTGGTTGTCTATTGAGGCTAAAAGTCACGTCTATTCTGGAATGGGTAATCCAAAACTAATGAGTCATCAGGTTGAAAAAATACCTGTGCCCATTCCTTGTCCCAACAACCCTGAAAAACCCCTCGCTATCCAGTCTGAAATCGTCCGGGTTCTGGATAAATTTACTGAGCTTACCGCTGAGCTTACCGCTGAGCTTACCGCTGAGCTTACCGCACGTAAAAAACAATACAACTACTATCGTGACCAGTTATTGAGTTTTCAAGAAGGTGAGGCGGAGTGGAGGACTCTGGGAGAGATTGCAGAGTATTCTAAATCACGCATTAGCTTTGATAAACTTGATAAAAATAATTATGTAGGCGTTGATAACCTTCTACAAAACCGTGCGGGAAAGATGCAATCAAATTACGTTCCAACTTCAGGCAATCTTACTGAATTTCGTGAGAGTGACATATTAATTGGTAACATCCGACCATATTTGAAGAAAATTTGGCAAGCTGATTCGACCGGTGGAACAAATGGTGATGTATTGGTTATTCGCAGTTGCCATAAATCTATTTTGCCAAGATACCTTTATCAAATTTTGGCTGATGACAATTTTTTTGAATACAACATGCAGCACGCCAAAGGCGCAAAAATGCCCCGTGGAAATAAAGACGCAATAATGAAATATCGATTACCCATTCCGTCATTCGACGAACAAACCCGTATGGTTACCATTTTGGACAAGCTTGATACATTAACAAACTCCATCAACGAAGGCCTTCCTCGCGAAATCGAGCTGCGCCAGAAGCAATACGAATATTATCGTGAATTGATGTTCAGTTTTACGAAACCTGAATTGACTGACTGATACGTATAGCCTTACCGGGGATACCGTTTTAACGACAAGGCTATCAGGGACTTTACTGCCTGATATCGCAAATTATCCAGATATCAGCAGCTCACCGCACAACAGAACGAACAAAGCAGGGAGTCGTATGATGCAACAGACTAAAACCATCGCTGAATCCAATAACTTCATTGTGCTGGATAAGTACATCACGGAATGGGAAGCCGGTGACCGTTACCAGAGTGAAGCGGAGCTGGAGCGTGAATTGATTCAGGATTTACGCAATCAGGGTTATGAGTTTGTGCCAGATTTAACCTCCCAGTCTGCGATGCTGGCGAATGTGCGGGTACAGCTTGAGGCGCTGAACAAGGTCGTGTTTACCGAAAGTGAATGGCGGCGGTTTACCGAACAATATCTGGATAACCCGAGTGATTCGATTGTTGATAAAACGCGGAAAATTCACATTGATTATATTTGTGATTTTACCTTTGATGACGGACGTTTGGAGAATATCTACCTTGTTGATAAGAAAAGTCTTGTCCGTAACAAGGTGCAGGTTATCCAGCAGTTTGAACAAGCCGGAATACACGCGAATCGCTATGATGTCACGGTGCTGGTCAATGGATTGCCTCTGGTTCAAATCGAACTGAAAAAGCGGGGCGTAGCTATTCGTGAAGCGTTTAATCAGATACACCGTTATAGCAAAGAGAGTTTCAACACCGACAACTCACTGTTTAAATACCTGCAAATGTTCATCATTTCAAACGGCACTGATACCCGTTATTTTGCCAATACCACTAAACGGGATAAGAACTGTTTCGATTTCACCATGAACTGGGCTCGCTCAGATAACACGCTGATTAAAGACCTTAAAGACTTCACTGCGACCTTCTTTCAGAAAAATACCCTGTTAAATATTCTGTTTAATTACTCGGTGTTTGATATCAGCGATAACCTGCTGATTATGCGCCCTTACCAGATAGCGGCCACCGAGCGGATTTTGTGGAAAATTAACGGGGCGTACAAAGCCAAAAATTGGAGTAATAAAGACAGCGGTGGATTTATCTGGCACACCACGGGGTCAGGGAAAACCCTGACCAGCTTCAAAGCTGCCCGACTGGCTACTGAACTGGATTTCATTGATAAAGTCTTCTTTGTGGTTGACCGTAAAGACCTCGACTATCAGACGATGAAAGAGTATCAGCGTTTTTCCCCCGACAGCGTCAACGGCTCTGATAGCACCGCAGGACTAAAGCGTAATCTGGAGAAGGACGATAACAAAATCATTGTCACCACCATCCAGAAACTAAATAACCTGATGAAAGGCGAGGCTGACTTACCGATCTATCAGCAACAGGTCGTCTTTATTTTCGATGAATGTCACCGCAGCCAGTTCGGTGAAGCACAGAAGAACCTGAAAAAGAAATTTAAACGCTTTTATCAGTTCGGATTTACCGGTACCCCCATTTTTGCCGGTAAAAACGCATTGGGTGCGGAAGATACCGCCAGTGTCTTCGGCACGGAACTGCATTCTTACATTATCACCGATGCTATCCGTGATGAAAAAGTGCTGAAGTTTAAGGTCGATTACAATGATGTCCGTCCCCAGTTTAAAGCGCTGGAAACCGAAACGGATGAGAAGAAACTCTGCGCCGCCGAAAACAAGCACGCTCTGCTTCACCCGATGCGGATTCTGGAAGTCACGCATTACATCCTGAAAAACTTCCGGCAAAAAACGCACCGCGCCTTTCCCGGAGCTAAAGGTTTTAATGCCATGTTTGCCGTGAGCAGTATTGATGCGGCAAAAGTCTACTATGAGGCCTTTAAGCACAGTCAGGAGGCTGCCATTGAGCAGAATGCCAGCTATAAGCCACTGACGGTTGCCACTATCTTCTCGTTCGCTGCTAATGAAGAGCAGGATGCCGTCGGTGATATTCA is a window from the Erwinia sp. genome containing:
- a CDS encoding hypothetical protein (ID:JIFNMEKO_00779;~source:Prodigal:2.6), yielding MQITAMASPCLKSGLISVFINNLGKYNEFELVGEWLELPATPTDVKQCLARIGIDGIEYEEYFLTDYESSIDGVTAYISEYSALNELNDLATQLAGLSSDEVCLYQAVIEMGGYVSTIDDLINLTDKLGCFQQLTDVHNEYDLGYYWIEESGCYDLEPLGHLLCYFNYERYGRDICLEQGGVFCCGGYVYST
- a CDS encoding hypothetical protein (ID:JIFNMEKO_00782;~source:Prodigal:2.6) encodes the protein MSELSYLEKLLDGAEVEWKSLSELASLRRGRVMSKVYFVDNIGEYPVYSSQTANSGMIGSIDTFDFDGEFVSWTTDGANAGTVFYRTGKFSITNVCGLIKINDNSPLNYKYLFYWLSIEAKSHVYSGMGNPKLMSHQVEKIPVPIPCPNNPEKPLAIQSEIVRVLDKFTELTAELTAELTAELTARKKQYNYYRDQLLSFQEGEAEWRTLGEIAEYSKSRISFDKLDKNNYVGVDNLLQNRAGKMQSNYVPTSGNLTEFRESDILIGNIRPYLKKIWQADSTGGTNGDVLVIRSCHKSILPRYLYQILADDNFFEYNMQHAKGAKMPRGNKDAIMKYRLPIPSFDEQTRMVTILDKLDTLTNSINEGLPREIELRQKQYEYYRELMFSFTKPELTD
- the hsdR gene encoding Type I restriction enzyme EcoR124II R protein (ID:JIFNMEKO_00783;~source:Prodigal:2.6) translates to MQQTKTIAESNNFIVLDKYITEWEAGDRYQSEAELERELIQDLRNQGYEFVPDLTSQSAMLANVRVQLEALNKVVFTESEWRRFTEQYLDNPSDSIVDKTRKIHIDYICDFTFDDGRLENIYLVDKKSLVRNKVQVIQQFEQAGIHANRYDVTVLVNGLPLVQIELKKRGVAIREAFNQIHRYSKESFNTDNSLFKYLQMFIISNGTDTRYFANTTKRDKNCFDFTMNWARSDNTLIKDLKDFTATFFQKNTLLNILFNYSVFDISDNLLIMRPYQIAATERILWKINGAYKAKNWSNKDSGGFIWHTTGSGKTLTSFKAARLATELDFIDKVFFVVDRKDLDYQTMKEYQRFSPDSVNGSDSTAGLKRNLEKDDNKIIVTTIQKLNNLMKGEADLPIYQQQVVFIFDECHRSQFGEAQKNLKKKFKRFYQFGFTGTPIFAGKNALGAEDTASVFGTELHSYIITDAIRDEKVLKFKVDYNDVRPQFKALETETDEKKLCAAENKHALLHPMRILEVTHYILKNFRQKTHRAFPGAKGFNAMFAVSSIDAAKVYYEAFKHSQEAAIEQNASYKPLTVATIFSFAANEEQDAVGDIHDESFDVSAMNSSAREFLESAIGDYNATFKTNFSTDGNSFQNYYRDLAKRVKEQEVDLLIVVGMFLTGFDAPALNTLFVDKNLRYHGLMQAFSRTNRIYNATKTFGNIVTFRDLEQATIDAITLFGKSNTKSVVMEKSYTEYMEGFTDAVTGEARRGFMDIVTELESRFPAPADIESEKEKKAFVKLFGEYLRAENVLQNYDEFATLKALQTVNLSDPVAVETFKAEHYLDDEKFAELQTLRLPVERKIQDYRSSYNDIRDWQRHERSANEKDSTTVDWDDVVFEIDLLKSQEINLDYILGLIYDYNKKNTDKTTLKEEVKRLIRASLGNRAKEGLMVDFIEQTNLDDMSSKESIIETFYTFAQRLQRREADALIKEENLNEAAARRYLSASLKREYATENGTALIETLPKLSPLNPQYRTKKQTVFQKFVAFIDKFKGVGGDV
- a CDS encoding putative type I restriction enzymeP M protein (ID:JIFNMEKO_00781;~source:Prodigal:2.6); the protein is MTSLQQRAELHRQIWAIANDVRGSVDGWDFKQYVLGALFYRFISENFANYIEAGDDSIRYAALDDIIITNDIKEDAVRTKGYFIYPSQLFCNVAAKANTNDRLNADLNSIFVAIESSASGFPSEPDIKGLFADFDTTSNRLGSTVKDKNIRLAAVLKGVEGLKLGNFVEHQIDLFGDAYEFLISNYAANAGKSGGEFFTPQHVSKLIAQLAMYGQTHVNKIYDPACGSGSLLLQAKKHFDNHIIEDGFFGQEINHTTFNLARMNMFLHNINYDKFNIKLGNTLLVPEFKDDKPFDAIVSNPPYSVKWIGSDDPTLINDDRFAPAGVLAPKSKADFAFVLHALNYLSSKGRAAIVCFPGIFYRGGAEQKIRQYLVDNNYVETVISLAPNLFFGTTIAVNILVLSKHKTDTNVQFIDASGLFKKEANNNVLTDEQIAQIMQVFDSKADTDYLAKSVTSEALAANDYNLSVSSYVEAKDTREIVNITELNAELKKTVARIDQLRTDIDAIVAEIEGSEVRS
- a CDS encoding hypothetical protein (ID:JIFNMEKO_00780;~source:Prodigal:2.6), which codes for MCFMCIKYLSGAAMNAIIDAIRSGGGREPVLLAF
- a CDS encoding hypothetical protein (ID:JIFNMEKO_00777;~source:Prodigal:2.6), which gives rise to MNPSPSENSPSTFSPKITTQDGYNDPRYILIDMKKITQLIGMTDKWVYSLIQKKPFLSLSK
- the intA_2 gene encoding Prophage integrase IntA (ID:JIFNMEKO_00778;~source:Prodigal:2.6), with the translated sequence MSLTDSKIKAAKSKDKVYRLTDGQGLTLAIFPNGSKSWQLRYRFNNKENTFSLGLYPITTLQLARAKRSGIKETLALGHDPKVKEREETHHNKQTFTRIAKEWCNSQSGWTACHRQRVANSLEQHIIPAIGDIHIEALTAQALLVPIKAVALTGKTELASRLQQRIKAIVRYAVQQGLITYNPAQELGGVINKNKVTHRPALDIKRVPELLVRIKHYQGKRLTQLALQLSLLTFVRSSELRLARWAEIDFEQKLWTIPAEREAIAGVKYAHRGAKMKTPQLVPLSSQALTLLQDIYQYTGKSLFVFSSVKDDNKPMSENTLNKAIRKLGYDTKTELCLHGFRAIACSALVEASIWGRDAIERQMSHQERNHVRAAYIHKAEHIMERTKMIQWWADYLDAIQDHFIMPYEFGL